The genomic stretch GGTGGTGTTGCCCTTGACGAGCAACACGTCATCGCTCTACCCGGGTGAGGCGCTCGTCACTGTCCAGGACAAGAACGCTCGCGCCTTGGGCGATCAACTTCGCTCGATCGAGAAGAAGCGCCTCCGGCGACGAATTGGACGGCTGAGCGTGCGTGAACTGAGAGACGTCGACGAGGCGCTCCGAATCACCCTCGCGCTTCACCCGTCTTGATGAGCGCGAAAAGAGAAACCGTGCGGCGTTCTTGCGCTACGGGGCTGATTGACCGACCATCACGGTGAATGGGGTCTCCGACTCCGCCCGGGCGCCCGAGCTCTCGTCGGTCACCCGGACCCGGATCACGTAATCCCCCGGCTCACATTTTCGAAGCGGTATCTGACCCGTGATTCCGACGGGCTCGG from Vicinamibacteria bacterium encodes the following:
- a CDS encoding type II toxin-antitoxin system PemK/MazF family toxin, translated to MARVKPPRRGDVYWVALDPALGTEIRKTRPAVIVSNDSCNTHGSRVVVLPLTSNTSSLYPGEALVTVQDKNARALGDQLRSIEKKRLRRRIGRLSVRELRDVDEALRITLALHPS